From the Theobroma cacao cultivar B97-61/B2 chromosome 2, Criollo_cocoa_genome_V2, whole genome shotgun sequence genome, one window contains:
- the LOC18608021 gene encoding uncharacterized protein LOC18608021: protein MAHQIFFLVSLLALATLHGMDAVDYAVTNQAATTAGGIIFNNQLGVEYTRQQMQSASEFIWNLFQQTDPQDGKRNSISTVSLFVVDTLPPQIPARTSNDKIQVSDKHIEAFSGDKLKPEFNGVLYHEMTHVWQWNGNGQQDETLGKLIEGIADFVRLKAGYVPAGWAQPGQGDKWYDGYSVTARFLEYCEGLRPGFVAELNRKMRDGYSTDFFSQLLGKTVDQLWADYKNQPRN from the coding sequence ATGGCTCACCAaattttcttccttgtttctcTGTTGGCACTAGCAACCCTGCATGGCATGGATGCTGTCGATTACGCTGTTACCAACCAGGCTGCAACAACTGCCGGAGGCATCATATTCAACAACCAGCTCGGAGTTGAATACACGAGGCAACAAATGCAATCGGCCTCGGAATTCATCTGGAACCTCTTCCAACAAACTGATCCGCAGGATGGAAAGAGGAACAGTATTTCAACCGTAAGCCTTTTCGTCGTCGATACCCTGCCACCGCAAATTCCTGCACGTACAAGCAACGATAAGATTCAAGTAAGCGATAAGCATATCGAAGCTTTTAGCGGTGATAAACTAAAGCCAGAATTCAATGGGGTGCTTTACCACGAGATGACTCACGTATGGCAGTGGAACGGGAATGGGCAACAAGACGAAACTCTTGGGAAATTGATTGAAGGGATTGCAGATTTCGTAAGGCTGAAGGCTGGTTACGTTCCAGCTGGGTGGGCACAGCCAGGACAAGGCGATAAATGGTACGACGGCTACTCCGTTACGGCTAGATTTTTGGAATATTGTGAAGGTCTTAGACCAGGGTTTGTAGCAGAGCTTAACAGGAAGATGAGAGATGGTTACAGTACTGACTTCTTTTCTCAGCTGCTGGGCAAGACGGTTGACCAGTTGTGGGCTGACTACAAGAACCAGCCAAGGAATTAG